The window CCAAGCGGTTGAAAACTTACAATCTTTCATAGTTGAAAAACTTTTAGTTAAAAAATGAATGATGCTTGGTGTATTATTTGGTATTATTGGACATAACGTTTGCTTCCTTGCCTGTGCTGACGTTTAGGAAGCATGGGCAAGGAAGCTGTAGTTGGGCGTTTATTTTAGTTTATGCTTGCGAAAAAAACTCCAAATCTCTTGCTCTGCAAGAATATCTTTATTTGAATTTGGTGCTTCAATGCCGGGCCATCTGTGACCGCCGTCTATAATTTTATATAACTCCACAGTACTGTTTCCTTTACAATTTTGGAATATGATATGTTGAACTGTACTCCCATCGGTTTGATTCTTATCATCCAAATTGATAGTTATGGATTCAGAAGCGCATTGGTTTACCCTTATCCAAAAATTTAGCAATGTATCAATAGCCGCAAATACAATGCCTTCGCTTTCTCCTCCGTCATAAGCAACAAGGCGATCTTTTGTGCCATGAAACTCAACTATTGGTACCGATATTGATGGTTTATAAGTTTTTATCCGCTGTAGTTCCATACTCCCGCTAACCGAAGCAAATGCAGCTATTCTATTGCTCAGGTTACAAGCTAAATCATATACAAAGAACCCGCCAATGCTAAAACCGGATGCATAAATTCGAGTAGTATCAATATTCAACTTTTTGATGGAATAGTCAATTAAGTCCGAGACAAAAAGCACATCGTTTTGCGTTGCACAACACGAAAATACATTCCAACCTTGCCCAGACTTTGGAGAACGTGGGTCTATTAACCCATCTGGAGTTATTAATATAAAGCCAGCTGTATCGGCGATCTCCCGATATTTTATTTTTTCTTCAAAAGAAAGTGCAGTTTGAGTATTGCCATGGAAATTAAAAACTAAAGGGAGCGGTTTTCCACTATCGTACGATTTTGGAATATACATGCGAAAGGTTCGGGTAAATCCACCGCTTACGATTGAATCTGAATAGTTTTGTTGAGCCTTCAAATAGGTTGGAGCCCACAATGTCAAAAAAGTAAAAAGTAAAATCTTATTCATGTTTTAAATCTTAAGTTATTGATTTATAAAAAAAGAATGTTTTTAAGTTGGAACTAGAGGTGAATTTATTTTATCGTGAAAACTTCTTTGCTAATTTATTCGCCTTACCTGAAAACTGCATTTCAGCCTAATCAATCAGCTCTTAGCACCTACCCAAATATAGTTCTGCTGTTTCGACTTGGGCGTTTGTATGATTCATCACCTCATCACTACAAATCGGCGACTAATAGAAAAACCTATATCGGCGCGTATCATTAGAAAATAAACACCGGGTATAATGCCGTTTATATCAAGGTTGGATTTTAATATTTCGTCTTTCGGGTAAAAATGTATCAACTTTCCATTCACATCAAAAATGGTTATGCTTTCTGCTTTTTCGGCAAGCAGGTCGTTTGAGTACTTAATATTCAGGTAATTTTCTGCGGGGTTTGGGAAAACTTCAAACGCCCAATCAACAGTATTTGCTTCATCTGCTGCCAAAATAGTCGGGTCGGTAAATACTTCTACACTCCCCGTTGTTTGCGATTGTTCAGCCCACCAACCACCTCCAACAGCAATTTTATTCCCCCAAGCAGCGCAAGCGTGTTGAGTTCTGTTTTTGTTAAGTGTGCCAGCAGTCCACGTGCCGTTGTCTGCATTGAATATGTCCACTATATTTGTTGAAGTATTCAGAAAATTAGTTGAAATATTGTAGTTCCCACCGCCAATAAAATATACCTTATTGCCAAGCGTAGCAGAGGTCAAGCCCGTTCTAGGAGATGAAAGTGTTGCTTGCGTCCAAATATTAGTTTCGGTATTCAAAATATCTACCCGATCCGTTTTCCCGATGGTGCCGCTAGATTGGTTAAAGCCACCCGCTAATAGCAAATACTTTCCTACTGTAGCAACTCTACCACCTTCTCTGCCAAGGGAAACCTCGTCTGTAGTCCATAGTCCCGTGTTAGAATCATAGACATCAACCTTAGTTGTATGGATATATGCATCCCAATTTGTTGTACCACTACAGAACCAGACCTTCTTATCAATAACTCCTGCCTTACAATCTGATCTGGCCTGAGACAAATTATCTGATGTCCAAGTATTATTTGCCGGGTCGTACACATCAATAACGGATAATACGACACGCTGGTTATTTGACACCGTTACGCCGCCAGCAAACATTATTTTTCCATCTACAACGGCAGCAGAAACTTCTCCTCTTGCAACGCTAAGATTTTTGGTGCTCCAAGTGCCTGACAAAATATCATAAACATCTACTACATTAAATACTTGGATAAAGGCAGCGGTATTTACATATTTGTACCCTCCAGCAAAATATAATTTACCCTCATGAGCAATAGCGGAAATGGCCATTCGGCCAACAGAAAGGCCACCATTAGCCATGCTTACAGAATTTGTCGCCAAATCCAATATCTCTAATTTGGTATTGTAAGTTGTGTTGGTCACAAATTGTGTCTGAGGGCCGCCTGTAAAATATATTTTTCCTTGGTGGGCAACGCTGCAATTACCAAAAGAGGCAGTAATCGTACTTGGGAGTTCGACCCACTGAGCCTGTACGTCCGCATTTGATAGAATTGATAGAAGCAAAACAAAAGGGAATATTTTGTAAATTTTGGTCTGCATAAGATGAACGTTTTAAGATTATTGAAT of the Bacteroidota bacterium genome contains:
- a CDS encoding T9SS type A sorting domain-containing protein — its product is MQTKIYKIFPFVLLLSILSNADVQAQWVELPSTITASFGNCSVAHQGKIYFTGGPQTQFVTNTTYNTKLEILDLATNSVSMANGGLSVGRMAISAIAHEGKLYFAGGYKYVNTAAFIQVFNVVDVYDILSGTWSTKNLSVARGEVSAAVVDGKIMFAGGVTVSNNQRVVLSVIDVYDPANNTWTSDNLSQARSDCKAGVIDKKVWFCSGTTNWDAYIHTTKVDVYDSNTGLWTTDEVSLGREGGRVATVGKYLLLAGGFNQSSGTIGKTDRVDILNTETNIWTQATLSSPRTGLTSATLGNKVYFIGGGNYNISTNFLNTSTNIVDIFNADNGTWTAGTLNKNRTQHACAAWGNKIAVGGGWWAEQSQTTGSVEVFTDPTILAADEANTVDWAFEVFPNPAENYLNIKYSNDLLAEKAESITIFDVNGKLIHFYPKDEILKSNLDINGIIPGVYFLMIRADIGFSISRRFVVMR
- a CDS encoding PHB depolymerase family esterase encodes the protein MNKILLFTFLTLWAPTYLKAQQNYSDSIVSGGFTRTFRMYIPKSYDSGKPLPLVFNFHGNTQTALSFEEKIKYREIADTAGFILITPDGLIDPRSPKSGQGWNVFSCCATQNDVLFVSDLIDYSIKKLNIDTTRIYASGFSIGGFFVYDLACNLSNRIAAFASVSGSMELQRIKTYKPSISVPIVEFHGTKDRLVAYDGGESEGIVFAAIDTLLNFWIRVNQCASESITINLDDKNQTDGSTVQHIIFQNCKGNSTVELYKIIDGGHRWPGIEAPNSNKDILAEQEIWSFFRKHKLK